Below is a genomic region from Vulgatibacter sp..
CGACGAAGCGCCGGGGCTCGAGGAGCGGATCGCCGCGCTGCTGCGCCGCGAGCTGGACGGCGTGCAGCCGCTGGTGCAGGTGCATCGCCTCCAGCCTTGAATCAAGGCCGCCATTCCTCGCGGAGCAGGCCCCAGTGGACCAGGTCCTCGGGCACGCCGAAGCGCAGCACGTGGCGCCGCAGCGTGCCCTCGTGCCGCATGCCGAGCTTCTCGAGGACGTGTCCCGAGGCGGGGTTGCGCCCGAGGTGGCTCGCCCAGATCCGCCGCAGGCCGAGGTCGAGGAAGCCGCGGCGGATCACCGCGCGGCCCGCCTCGGTGGCATAGCCCTTTCCCCAATGCTGCAGACCGAGCCAATAGCCCAGCTCGGCCTGCGCGTTGGCCTCGTCGCGGTGGAGCCCGATGCTG
It encodes:
- a CDS encoding GNAT family N-acetyltransferase, whose protein sequence is METILATDRLVLRPLTPADAPQVQRLVAAREVAGATADIPFPFEAGMAAAWIGSIDPSHQRVFAITSGGTLVGSIGLHRDEANAQAELGYWLGLQHWGKGYATEAGRAVIRRGFLDLGLRRIWASHLGRNPASGHVLEKLGMRHEGTLRRHVLRFGVPEDLVHWGLLREEWRP